One segment of Erigeron canadensis isolate Cc75 chromosome 2, C_canadensis_v1, whole genome shotgun sequence DNA contains the following:
- the LOC122586611 gene encoding inactive protein kinase SELMODRAFT_444075-like translates to MFPPRKEQQAAVVKAERERNMPENVIVAVRADEKVVSKTALGWALSHVVHPGDCVILLAVFPGNKSSSRKLWRWPRLNGDCRKNEDCVNLPDRICQISEACSRMVLQFQHQFEVMVQIKVVSGIPAGAVAAQAKYNAVNWVILDKKLKQELKHCMDELQCNVVAMKGSEPKVLKLNLGRSDELQTPFFSAVSTPMADPEKHLGHGVNHSTPVSSPEQTSTFYPQSSVFLVYKQNPLFEGMIKGKPSQVNKTINYDDPETAMDSCGERIITLSLLVPKNNIVNDNSKIIRNSQHSYSTHFDENRSSKVPKVNIYSSGIREAVSLDRTLSLPPPLCSLCQYQAPALVKPLRQFSYTELQGVTDGFSDASFVAEGELWVVYKAVLKDGLVVAIKQLKFSGSHGDVDFCKEVRVLSCAQHKNVVLLVGFCIEGNQRLLVYEYVCNGSLDIHLHMSKRTYLDWPSRLKIALGTATGLRYLHEDCRVGCIVHRDMRPKNILLTHDYEPLVADFGLVSLHTEQDMYDEERPVGTSGYLAPEYFNDGLITEKVDIYAFGLVLLELITGRRTSELQCKARNFWHDVYASQEMEPVHFLAYKHKLLDTRLGSYQPHNFPPALHAIGHAASLCLQKDPDCRPPMSKVLKVLEGETRNYLSIDVNSNGCRSGRLRAAILNAQIERRGHSRRLSY, encoded by the exons ATGTTCCCGCCAAGAAAAGAGCAGCAGGCTGCGGTTGTAAAAGCAGAACGAGAACGTAACATGCCGGAGAATGTGATCGTTGCGGTGAGAGCGGACGAAAAGGTCGTCTCGAAAACGGCTTTGGGTTGGGCTCTATCTCATGTGGTTCATCCTGGTGACTGTGTTATCTTGCTTGCAGTATTTCCTGGCAACAAATCATCTA GTAGGAAATTATGGAGGTGGCCCCGATTAAATGGAGACTGTCGGAAGAATGAAGATTGTGTAAATTTACCTGATCGAATATGTCAGATCTCGGAGGCTTGTTCACGGATGGTACTTCAGTTTCAACATCAGTTCGAG GTCATGGTGCAAATCAAAGTGGTATCAGGAATACCTGCAGGTGCGGTGGCAGCTCAAGCAAAGTATAATGCAGTCAACTGGGTCATATTGGATAA GAAATTGAAACAAGAACTTAAACACTGCATGGATGAACTGCAGTGCAACGTTGTTGCGATGAAAGGTTCAGAACCAAAAGTCCTCAAGCTCAATCTGGGCCGATCTGATGAGCTCCAAACCCCCTTCTTTTCAGCAGTTTCCACACCTATGGCGGACCCTGAAAAGCATTTAGGCCACGGGGTAAATCATTCAACTCCAGTTAGCAGTCCTGAACAAACATCCACATTTTATCCACAATCTTCTGTTTTCCTTGTGTACAAACAAAACCCGCTTTTTGAAGGGATGATCAAAGGAAAACCATCACAAGTCAACAAAACTATTAACTATGATGATCCAGAAACTGCAATGGATTCTTGTGGGGAAAGAATCATAACTCTCTCACTATTAGTGCCTAAAAACAACATTGTAAATGATAATTCTAAAATTATTCGCAATTCACAACATTCCTACTCTACCCATTTTGATGAAAATAGATCAAGTAAAGTACCTAAAGTTAATATTTATAGTTCTGGAATTAGAGAGGCGGTTTCTTTGGATAGAACATTATCATTACCACCTCCCTTGTGCTCCCTTTGTCAATACCAAGCACCCGCCTTGGTAAAGCCGTTGAGACAATTTTCTTACACTGAGCTACAAGGAGTCACGGATGGTTTCTCTGATGCAAGTTTTGTGGCAGAGGGTGAGTTATGGGTTGTTTACAAAGCAGTGTTGAAAGATGGGCTAGTCGTTGCAATCAAACAGTTAAAATTTTCTGGGTCCCATGGAGATGTTGATTTCTGCAAAGAGGTGAGAGTACTGAGTTGCGCACAGCATAAAAATGTGGTCTTGCTAGTTGGCTTTTGCATTGAGGGAAATCAAAGACTATTGGTTTATGAGTATGTATGCAATGGCTCGTTGGACATTCATTTACACA TGAGCAAGAGAACATATCTAGACTGGCCATCACGTCTAAAGATAGCACTTGGAACAGCAACAGGATTGCGGTATCTTCATGAGGATTGTAGGGTGGGCTGCATAGTTCACAGAGATATGCGGCCTAAAAACATCCTGTTAACCCATGATTACGAGCCATTG GTTGCTGACTTTGGGCTTGTTAGCTTGCACACTGAACAAGATATGTATGATGAGGAACGACCCGTTGGAACTTCAGG GTATCTTGCACCAGAATACTTCAATGATGGACTAATAACAGAGAAAGTTGACATATATGCATTTGGATTAGTacttttagagttaattactggtCGAAGGACCAGTGAGTTACAATGCAAGGCACGCAATTTTTGGCATGATGTTTATGCATCACAGGAAATGGAACCTGTACATTTTCTTGCTTATAAGCATAAATTGCTCGACACACGCTTAGGCTCTTATCAACCTCACAATTTTCCTCCTGCCTTACATGCTATTGGTCATGCTGCCTCATTGTGTCTTCAAAAGGATCCAGATTGCAGACCACCCATGTCAAAg GTGCTTAAAGTATTGGAAGGAGAAACAAGGAATTACTTGAGTATAGACGTGAATTCCAATGGTTGCAGAAGTGGTCGTTTGAGAGCAGCTATTCTCAATGCTCAAATTGAGAGGAGGGGGCACTCTCGAAGACTGTCATACTAA
- the LOC122587400 gene encoding cytochrome P450 CYP82D47-like, with amino-acid sequence MGELYLSVLSIAATILSAILLAFLLKRVNKAKKKALPQAKGAWPIIGHLHLLGGPKLPHKVLGNMADKHGPIFTIKLGVHQVLVVSNGEMAKYCFTTSDKAFASRPKAEVSRLMAYNYAMFGLAPYGDYWRKMRKIIMLEVLSPQRVEMLGYIRVSEIRASIKDLYETWSNNKSSKNSEMVKVEMSLWFGNLVLNVVVRIISGNRFSLNDERGVRFQTIVREYFDLLGAFVVSDFIPYLKFLDLGGYKKSMIKTGEDLDNIFEEWLREHKIKRDSTTQQSKGNQVFIDVLINIVQGASQDDFCGFDCDTVIKSTCQQILTAGLDTTSVTLTWALSLLLNNPKTLKIAQDELDEHVGRDRLVEESDLKNLIYLNAIIKETLRLYPPGPLSVPHESLEDCIVGGFNIPKGTRLLLNIWKVHHDPDIWPDPYEFQPERFLTSHKDIDVKGNHYELLPFGSGRRMCPAVSFSLQVLGLTLASLIQQFVLKVPSNDPIDMSETAGMTNNKATPLEVLLAPRLSSNMYPFGP; translated from the exons ATGGGTGAGTTATATCTCTCTGTTTTAAGCATTGCAGCAACTATACTTTCTGCAATTTTACTAGCTTTCCTACTGAAGAGAGTAAACAAGGCGAAGAAGAAGGCACTACCTCAGGCAAAGGGCGCATGGCCTATAATCGGACACTTACACCTTCTAGGAGGCCCAAAGCTACCTCACAAGGTTTTAGGTAACATGGCAGACAAACATGGCCCAATATTCACAATCAAGCTTGGTGTTCACCAAGTCTTGGTGGTGAGTAATGGGGAGATGGCTAAATATTGTTTTACTACAAGCGATAAGGCCTTTGCAAGTCGACCCAAAGCAGAGGTATCAAGACTTATGGCCTATAACTATGCCATGTTCGGCCTTGCTCCTTATGGAGACTATTGGAGGAAAATGCGCAAGATAATCATGCTTGAGGTTCTTTCTCCACAACGAGTCGAGATGCTTGGGTATATTCGAGTTTCAGAAATTAGAGCATCCATCAAAGATCTATATGAAACATGGTCAAATAACAAAAGCAGTAAAAATTCAGAGATGGTGAAGGTGGAGATGAGTCTATGGTTCGGGAACTTGGTGCTAAACGTTGTAGTTAGGATTATTTCAGGAAATAGGTTTTCTCTTAACGATGAAAGAGGAGTTCGTTTTCAGACGATCGTTAGGGAATACTTCGACTTATTGGGGGCATTCGTGGTGTCTGATTTTATaccttatttaaaatttttggatTTGGGTGGATATAAAAAGTCCATGATCAAAACAGGTGAAGATCTGGATAACATCTTTGAGGAATGGCTAAGAGAGCACAAAATAAAGAGAGATTCAACTACACAGCAATCCAAAGGGAACCAAGTCTTCATAGATGTGCTGATTAACATTGTTCAAGGCGCTTCTCAAGATGATTTTTGCGGTTTTGACTGCGATACAGTTATCAAATCAACATGTCAA CAAATCCTAACAGCAGGCTTGGACACGACATCAGTGACTTTAACATGGGCTTTATCGTTGCTACTCAACAACCCGAAAACCTTAAAAATAGCACAAGATGAGTTAGATGAGCATGTTGGAAGGGACAGACTGGTGGAGGAGTCTGACTTGAAGAACTTAATCTACCTCAATGCGATCATCAAAGAAACGTTGCGGTTATATCCTCCTGGACCGCTTTCTGTTCCTCATGAGTCCCTAGAAGACTGTATTGTTGGTGGTTTCAATATCCCAAAAGGCACTCGATTATTACTAAATATTTGGAAAGTGCATCATGATCCAGACATTTGGCCAGATCCATACGAATTTCAGCCAGAAAGATTCTTGACAAGTCATAAGGATATTGATGTCAAGGGAAATCATTATGAATTGCTTCCTTTTGGTAGTGGTAGAAGAATGTGCCCTGCTGTGTCCTTTTCTCTCCAAGTTTTGGGTTTAACATTAGCTAGCTTGATACAGCAGTTTGTGCTCAAGGTACCGTCAAACGATCCCATCGATATGAGTGAAACCGCAGGAATGACTAACAACAAAGCAACACCACTTGAGGTTCTTCTTGCCCCTCGTTTGTCCTCCAATATGTATCCTTTCGGACCATGA